A window of Pedobacter lusitanus contains these coding sequences:
- a CDS encoding RagB/SusD family nutrient uptake outer membrane protein — protein sequence MKINKMLFFLVLAIQFSSCKKFLTTTNEGQLIPKSAADYDLLLNSEQLINSGNGLLDVMTDDAYNPLFRSSGTPSSALAYIWADQLDERADNPPVIWSDHYAHIYIFNIIINKVDQAETGTTTKKRSLKAEALLGRAFELLSLVNIYGKPYDKASAATNPAVPFIVSNDITVKTPPRASVDFIYEQIIHDIKAAIPDLPADNSINKFRGSISAANSILARTYLYMGNYEEAAKYAELAINGGTTELLDYNVTGIPLSLISKQEIYVRFDNVSGVGADPGLLESYDQNDFRLNLYYYLDTLNNARQGVPNLVPERNNYGTSVAEMKLIIAEAAARANHISLALQQLNELRKFRISRAAYQPVQLAGQEEVLQSILQERRRELAFKGLRWFDMRRFDLEGRMKAITRLDDHNMEAGVLAVHSSKYTLKIPANVLSFNPDMSQN from the coding sequence ATGAAAATCAATAAAATGCTTTTTTTTTTAGTACTGGCAATACAATTTTCTTCTTGTAAAAAATTTCTGACCACTACAAATGAGGGCCAGCTTATTCCAAAGTCAGCAGCAGATTATGATCTTTTGTTAAATAGCGAACAATTAATAAATAGTGGAAATGGTTTGCTGGATGTAATGACTGATGATGCCTATAATCCTTTATTTCGGTCTTCGGGGACACCAAGTTCTGCACTAGCCTATATCTGGGCAGATCAGCTTGATGAGAGAGCGGATAATCCGCCAGTAATATGGAGTGATCATTATGCTCATATTTATATTTTTAATATTATAATTAACAAAGTAGATCAAGCAGAAACAGGTACAACTACAAAAAAAAGAAGTTTAAAAGCAGAAGCGTTGCTTGGGAGAGCTTTTGAGTTACTTTCCCTTGTCAATATCTATGGGAAGCCATACGATAAGGCAAGTGCAGCAACAAATCCAGCAGTTCCATTTATTGTTTCCAATGATATTACGGTTAAGACCCCACCCAGGGCAAGCGTTGATTTTATTTATGAGCAAATTATTCATGATATTAAGGCTGCGATACCAGATTTACCAGCAGATAACAGTATAAATAAGTTTAGAGGGAGTATAAGTGCAGCTAATAGCATTCTGGCGCGGACTTATTTATATATGGGTAACTATGAGGAAGCCGCAAAATATGCGGAACTGGCAATAAATGGAGGTACAACAGAACTTTTAGATTATAATGTAACCGGAATTCCTTTATCTTTAATTAGTAAACAGGAAATATATGTACGCTTTGATAATGTATCTGGCGTTGGGGCAGACCCGGGACTACTTGAGTCTTATGACCAGAATGATTTTCGGCTTAACTTATATTATTATCTGGATACGCTCAATAATGCCAGGCAAGGGGTTCCCAACCTGGTTCCAGAAAGAAATAACTATGGTACATCTGTTGCCGAAATGAAGTTAATTATTGCTGAAGCTGCGGCGAGAGCAAACCATATATCTCTTGCATTGCAACAATTAAATGAACTTCGAAAATTCCGTATATCCAGGGCGGCCTATCAGCCTGTTCAGCTAGCAGGGCAGGAAGAAGTCCTGCAAAGTATACTTCAGGAACGGAGGCGTGAGCTTGCTTTTAAAGGGCTCAGATGGTTTGATATGCGGCGTTTTGATCTGGAGGGTAGAATGAAGGCTATCACACGTCTCGATGATCATAACATGGAAGCTGGTGTTTTAGCAGTTCACAGTTCAAAATATACGCTTAAAATACCAGCAAATGTTTTAAGTTTTAATCCGGATATGTCACAAAATTAA
- a CDS encoding response regulator, whose translation MRIGKTIKIGIIDDNPLIIKSLDFALSSFDKPDFSVLFTLNSLTELGRLKNAIYEPDVIICDINMPKTTGIKGLQLLKKRFPNCMIIIHSDADDKFTIIEAIHAGAHGYMRKGLNNQELFYAILNVVEGCLYISPILTKKIFEIIEFQTYHYGALTPRESQIVDGITKGLSYKMIGFKLNISINTVREHIKRIYKKLNINSKGELLSMDKSINYAIA comes from the coding sequence ATGAGAATAGGAAAAACCATAAAAATCGGAATAATAGATGATAACCCGTTAATTATTAAATCCCTTGATTTTGCCCTTTCAAGTTTTGATAAGCCTGATTTTTCTGTTCTTTTTACATTAAATTCATTGACAGAATTAGGTCGGTTAAAAAATGCCATATATGAACCTGACGTAATTATATGTGATATCAACATGCCAAAAACAACTGGAATAAAGGGATTACAATTATTAAAAAAGCGCTTTCCGAACTGCATGATTATTATACATTCGGATGCGGATGACAAGTTTACTATCATCGAAGCAATACATGCCGGAGCCCATGGCTACATGAGAAAAGGACTAAATAATCAAGAGCTCTTTTATGCCATTTTGAACGTCGTTGAGGGTTGCTTATATATAAGCCCCATTTTAACAAAAAAAATATTTGAGATCATTGAATTTCAGACTTATCACTATGGAGCGCTTACACCAAGGGAATCACAAATCGTAGATGGCATTACTAAAGGATTGAGTTACAAAATGATTGGATTTAAACTGAATATCTCTATCAATACAGTTAGAGAGCATATCAAAAGAATCTATAAGAAATTAAACATTAATAGTAAAGGTGAACTATTATCTATGGATAAAAGTATAAATTACGCAATTGCCTAA
- a CDS encoding porin family protein produces the protein MKQKHLLLCLVLIGTAFTSRAQFSVGLETGINKNTLYTNTGFDAFTQYKSSNGFNIGVPVRYDFNSYIAIQADPQYIQKNYKLARTDFYDGVYTNYRNSYVQLPVMAHLSIGDKKLKGFLNLGAYAGYWASSHIKGTQPDIFGKSNDDLDQYTNLLQLKPGVKFDQKYDFDSRRDRRIELGALIGIGIEYELNSRYQIFAETRYYHGLTDLQKNYMIEQVPRYNQTFTGQVGCMYRFGK, from the coding sequence ATGAAACAAAAACATTTACTATTATGCCTGGTGCTCATTGGCACTGCATTTACTTCAAGGGCTCAGTTTTCTGTGGGGCTCGAAACAGGAATCAACAAAAACACCCTTTATACCAATACGGGGTTTGATGCTTTTACTCAATATAAGTCTTCAAACGGATTTAATATTGGTGTGCCTGTCAGATACGATTTCAATAGTTATATTGCGATACAAGCTGATCCACAATATATTCAGAAAAACTATAAACTTGCCCGTACTGATTTTTACGATGGTGTCTATACAAATTATCGGAATAGCTATGTGCAATTGCCAGTAATGGCACATCTCTCTATTGGGGATAAAAAGCTTAAGGGCTTTTTAAATTTGGGCGCTTACGCAGGATACTGGGCATCATCACATATTAAAGGAACTCAGCCAGATATTTTCGGGAAATCAAATGATGACCTTGATCAGTATACAAACTTATTGCAATTAAAACCAGGAGTTAAATTTGATCAAAAATATGATTTTGACAGTCGACGGGATCGCCGCATAGAACTTGGAGCACTTATTGGGATTGGTATTGAGTATGAGTTAAATTCCCGGTACCAGATTTTTGCTGAGACCAGGTATTATCATGGGCTAACTGATTTACAAAAAAACTACATGATTGAACAGGTACCGCGTTACAACCAGACTTTTACAGGTCAGGTAGGTTGTATGTACCGTTTTGGTAAATAA
- a CDS encoding S41 family peptidase, with amino-acid sequence MNLTHLHRNTVKLILGIILIISTFSCRKEVPQINQPERYTQTNFADIFQSYWTGMNNSYIFWDIDHTNWDDVYKKYKPIFAKLNANDSTDIRKAYTYFKEMTSNLVDSHYTLKFNNDYLQDSAWIQPARSRHEKQPGYHGGFGKNFFKYTLMKKYLDTGAMFGDVTTYDRNYVYAVAGKIKANNILYLHFNTFYLKEVYGYTGNFSLAIRRTLQYYLDQVRNPAGLRGIIIDVRSNGGGQLADLDFLIGPLTDKSYVIGATRGKSGTGRLDYGPWIDAKVNATGANAFTAPVIILADVNSISMSEMTTMAIKALPSGNGKFVGEQTWGGTGPLSRNEFFNSGQFSTGFFRSVYTSSLMMRDKDGKIYENIGLSPDIEVKYDAAAIALGNDPQLERAINLIP; translated from the coding sequence ATGAATCTAACACATTTACATAGAAATACAGTAAAACTAATATTGGGAATAATTCTGATCATTTCTACATTTTCTTGCCGAAAGGAAGTTCCTCAAATTAACCAGCCTGAACGTTATACTCAGACTAATTTTGCAGATATTTTTCAGTCCTATTGGACAGGGATGAATAATAGTTATATTTTCTGGGATATTGACCATACTAACTGGGATGATGTTTATAAGAAGTATAAGCCGATTTTCGCAAAACTAAATGCGAATGACTCAACTGATATAAGAAAAGCTTATACCTATTTTAAAGAAATGACATCAAATCTGGTTGACTCCCATTATACTTTAAAATTTAATAATGATTATTTACAAGATTCAGCTTGGATTCAGCCTGCCAGGTCCAGACATGAAAAACAGCCAGGTTATCATGGGGGTTTTGGTAAAAATTTCTTTAAATATACACTCATGAAAAAGTACCTTGATACAGGGGCAATGTTTGGTGACGTTACCACTTATGATAGGAATTATGTTTATGCTGTTGCAGGAAAAATTAAAGCTAACAATATTCTTTATCTGCATTTTAACACATTTTATTTAAAGGAGGTTTATGGCTATACCGGAAATTTCAGTTTAGCCATAAGAAGAACATTACAGTATTACCTGGATCAGGTGAGAAATCCTGCTGGTCTGAGAGGTATCATTATAGATGTACGTAGTAACGGTGGGGGACAATTGGCTGATCTTGATTTCTTAATTGGACCATTGACCGATAAGTCTTATGTAATAGGGGCAACACGCGGAAAAAGCGGCACCGGGCGCTTAGATTATGGCCCCTGGATTGATGCAAAGGTTAACGCTACTGGTGCCAATGCTTTTACTGCACCCGTTATCATACTGGCCGATGTGAATTCTATAAGCATGTCAGAAATGACTACTATGGCGATTAAAGCACTTCCTTCAGGCAATGGGAAATTTGTCGGAGAACAAACATGGGGCGGAACTGGTCCATTATCAAGGAATGAATTTTTTAACAGTGGCCAATTTTCTACGGGCTTTTTCAGGAGCGTATATACTTCTTCATTAATGATGCGAGATAAAGATGGGAAAATCTATGAAAATATTGGTTTGTCTCCGGATATTGAGGTTAAGTACGATGCGGCTGCAATAGCGTTAGGTAATGACCCTCAATTAGAAAGGGCGATCAATTTGATCCCATAA
- a CDS encoding glycosyl hydrolase family 18 protein, translating into MKKNNLFCLMTMCVAGLIYLPACKKTTAPDLLNDQKNVTNCAVTTKPADTLPAQALITYVETNTSNLSNMGLFTLNGATGIKDGSPVVNVACIFAGNINLSQEKTPKAVVSLNPQTYYLLEKTDYVKKLQAKGIKVTLSLLNNHDASGWSQFTSQDDADYFARSVKATVDKYGLDGVEVDNEYSNGVANDASMPMVLAAIRKLLPTKIIGLYLFNVNSTEIKNSAALITYAITNFGGSFSGNGIPANKIFVESTSSDITKVTASAMKNSGGGVMLFAANSSSLTALNDFAKTRYGSKAQVTATGLAADGPYNGNSDVAAIDKNNDGKIKDDVHYYVLPTTADTANVSRSK; encoded by the coding sequence ATGAAAAAAAACAACCTTTTTTGTCTAATGACAATGTGCGTGGCTGGATTAATTTACCTGCCAGCCTGCAAAAAAACGACCGCGCCGGATCTATTGAACGATCAAAAAAATGTCACAAATTGCGCAGTTACGACTAAGCCTGCGGACACTCTTCCCGCTCAGGCCCTGATAACGTATGTAGAAACTAATACAAGTAATTTAAGCAACATGGGCCTGTTTACCTTAAATGGTGCAACTGGTATTAAAGATGGGTCTCCTGTAGTAAATGTTGCATGTATCTTTGCCGGCAATATTAATCTTAGTCAGGAGAAAACCCCAAAAGCTGTTGTTTCCTTAAACCCACAAACATATTATTTGCTTGAGAAAACAGATTATGTAAAAAAACTGCAGGCAAAAGGTATTAAGGTGACATTAAGCCTATTGAATAATCATGATGCAAGTGGATGGAGTCAGTTTACATCACAGGATGATGCAGATTATTTTGCTAGAAGTGTAAAAGCCACAGTTGACAAATACGGTTTAGATGGCGTGGAAGTTGACAACGAATATTCTAATGGAGTTGCAAATGATGCATCAATGCCAATGGTGTTAGCGGCCATCCGTAAATTACTCCCAACAAAAATAATAGGGCTTTATTTATTCAACGTAAATAGTACTGAAATTAAAAATAGTGCAGCATTAATAACATATGCAATCACAAATTTTGGTGGCAGTTTTAGTGGAAATGGGATTCCTGCCAATAAAATATTTGTTGAAAGCACTTCTTCTGATATAACTAAAGTCACAGCATCTGCTATGAAAAATAGTGGAGGAGGCGTTATGCTTTTTGCTGCCAATAGTAGCAGTCTAACTGCACTTAATGATTTTGCAAAGACTCGCTATGGTTCCAAAGCTCAGGTAACTGCAACTGGTCTAGCAGCAGATGGCCCCTATAATGGTAACTCTGATGTAGCAGCAATTGATAAAAATAATGATGGAAAGATAAAAGATGATGTTCACTATTATGTTTTACCTACTACTGCTGATACAGCGAACGTATCCCGTTCCAAATAA
- a CDS encoding TlpA disulfide reductase family protein — protein sequence MKLKSTILLALFALTINASAQQEKNTYTISGHLEGLKDEWIYIENDSAQIKNDRFKFTGQTTEPIMVHLYTKSKPHIYLSLFVDKNGITSIEGKADSYDESIITGNTAQTEYNKLNAQNMALNLQKKKLFSDYKAAAAAKDSTKIISIEKAYEVLDQQTESAVKAFIKQNPKSFVSVYQIQDMEYKNNAETLDELFKSLDSSVQKSVFGTKLNAMIAVKKKSSIGQPIMEFSQPDESGNLVSISSFKGKYVLLDFWASWCGPCRAENPNILKAYNQFKDKGFNIFSVSIDNNKEKWLKAINDDHLSWIQVSDLKKENEAAKQFGIRGIPSNFLIDPNGKIIGVNLRGEELLKKLQEVIK from the coding sequence ATGAAATTAAAAAGCACCATCCTTTTAGCATTATTTGCTTTAACAATTAATGCATCTGCACAACAAGAAAAAAACACTTATACCATTTCGGGACATCTTGAGGGATTGAAAGACGAATGGATTTACATAGAAAATGATTCCGCTCAAATCAAAAATGACAGATTTAAATTTACCGGACAGACAACAGAACCAATTATGGTTCACCTATACACAAAATCAAAACCACACATTTATCTTTCCCTTTTTGTCGATAAAAATGGCATTACTAGTATTGAAGGAAAAGCAGACTCATATGATGAATCTATAATTACCGGCAATACCGCACAGACAGAATATAATAAATTAAACGCTCAAAATATGGCCCTTAATTTACAGAAAAAAAAGCTTTTTTCTGACTACAAAGCTGCAGCAGCAGCTAAAGACAGTACTAAAATAATTTCTATAGAAAAAGCGTATGAAGTCTTAGATCAACAAACGGAATCTGCAGTCAAAGCGTTTATAAAACAAAATCCTAAAAGTTTTGTGAGTGTATACCAAATTCAAGACATGGAATACAAAAATAATGCTGAAACTCTGGATGAGCTATTTAAAAGTCTTGACTCATCTGTTCAAAAATCAGTTTTTGGAACAAAGCTAAATGCAATGATCGCTGTCAAGAAAAAAAGCAGCATAGGTCAACCAATAATGGAATTTTCTCAACCTGATGAATCAGGCAACCTTGTCAGTATATCTTCCTTTAAAGGTAAATATGTGTTACTTGATTTCTGGGCCAGCTGGTGCGGACCATGTCGTGCAGAAAATCCAAACATACTAAAAGCTTACAACCAGTTTAAAGACAAAGGATTCAATATTTTTTCTGTTTCTATAGATAATAACAAAGAAAAATGGCTCAAGGCAATAAATGACGATCATCTTTCATGGATTCAGGTTTCTGATCTTAAAAAAGAGAATGAGGCAGCTAAACAATTTGGTATACGTGGTATCCCCTCAAATTTCCTTATTGATCCAAATGGAAAGATTATAGGCGTAAATCTTAGAGGAGAAGAATTACTAAAAAAACTGCAAGAAGTTATAAAATAA
- a CDS encoding polysaccharide deacetylase family protein has translation MKHYQLTICVLFALLSYACNQNPLENEISEKPDEKVFIHIIRPHGSSAPEIIRKKQIPILCYHQIRKLKKTDSKRSLNDIISPEKFSEHIKLLADSGYHTILPDELYNYLLFGRKLPENPIMITFDDAHKEHYTVAARELTKYNFKGVFFIITSMIGKRKSLNRNQIKELSDHGHAIENHTRTHKNFADFTDNDWNDQIDGPAKELENIIGKSVGYLAFPYGVINAEQLPELKKHHLKASFILSTRRDRNYPLFTLRRMVDPGNSSIKGFLFRLKKNF, from the coding sequence ATGAAGCACTATCAATTGACAATATGTGTACTATTTGCATTGTTATCATACGCTTGCAACCAAAACCCTCTGGAAAACGAAATATCAGAAAAGCCCGATGAAAAGGTATTCATCCATATTATTCGGCCACATGGCTCTTCTGCCCCCGAAATTATCAGAAAAAAACAAATTCCAATTCTTTGTTATCATCAAATTCGAAAATTAAAGAAGACAGATTCAAAACGATCCTTAAATGATATTATTTCTCCTGAAAAATTCTCAGAACATATAAAATTGCTAGCCGATAGTGGCTATCACACTATTTTGCCAGATGAGCTTTACAATTATCTGCTTTTTGGGAGAAAGCTGCCAGAGAACCCCATCATGATCACTTTTGACGATGCTCATAAGGAACATTATACAGTTGCGGCCAGAGAATTGACGAAATATAATTTCAAAGGGGTATTCTTTATTATAACCAGCATGATTGGTAAACGTAAGTCGTTAAACAGAAATCAGATAAAGGAGCTTTCAGATCATGGTCATGCCATTGAAAATCACACACGTACGCATAAAAATTTCGCCGATTTTACTGATAATGACTGGAATGATCAGATAGATGGACCAGCAAAAGAATTAGAAAATATAATTGGTAAAAGTGTAGGGTATCTCGCTTTTCCTTACGGTGTAATCAACGCTGAACAGCTGCCTGAGCTAAAAAAACATCATCTCAAAGCCTCTTTTATACTTTCTACCAGACGTGACCGTAACTATCCTTTATTTACTTTGAGAAGGATGGTTGATCCCGGTAATAGCAGTATAAAAGGTTTCTTATTTAGGCTCAAAAAAAATTTTTAA
- a CDS encoding M57 family metalloprotease produces the protein MKNQKTIAIIKVAILTVLLMSCSKKNDKITDQVTTGSNHNAILNDLNKIASLGYNPFTVRKKGTGYLVENDIFLSRSYLDSQTLPKSGSPKTEQYQSIFSVSIPGPTRVLNVYIDDPTNNPALKTAVIAALQDYNDVRLKLSFKLSTDPSVSDITINSSDLSAGKTPCELAGGTILGQDGAFPNVLGTPGSIITITNNPNAIASKTPTQLKVIIIHELGHAIGLRHTDYYNRLLSFIPGAINDNMTTDQLTTILQQNIQPDSQGCSTKDEVNSEIANLIESRNEDQGKTYLKTMLDYFRYGVNDELASHIYGTPTKADPESIMLSHSVGQTGLSTYDKIALLSLYGSDAQKAFLKKTLYEDGTVNQPQVLLASLSAL, from the coding sequence ATGAAAAACCAAAAAACAATTGCTATCATCAAGGTAGCCATCCTAACAGTACTGTTAATGTCATGCAGTAAAAAAAATGATAAAATTACAGATCAGGTCACTACGGGCAGTAATCACAATGCCATATTAAATGACCTGAATAAAATTGCCTCATTAGGCTACAACCCATTCACAGTACGTAAAAAGGGTACTGGATACTTGGTTGAAAATGATATTTTCTTATCAAGATCTTATCTTGACAGTCAAACACTTCCAAAATCAGGAAGCCCAAAAACGGAACAGTATCAATCAATATTTTCTGTCTCTATTCCCGGCCCCACCAGAGTATTGAATGTCTATATTGATGATCCTACAAACAATCCTGCACTCAAGACGGCAGTTATTGCTGCATTACAAGATTATAATGATGTTCGCTTAAAACTCTCATTTAAATTGTCTACAGATCCTTCGGTAAGTGATATCACCATAAATTCATCGGACCTTAGCGCAGGAAAGACCCCATGTGAGTTGGCAGGCGGGACTATATTAGGGCAGGACGGTGCATTCCCTAATGTCCTTGGAACCCCTGGCAGTATAATTACCATCACCAATAATCCAAATGCAATTGCATCAAAAACCCCAACACAATTGAAAGTAATTATTATTCACGAATTAGGCCATGCAATCGGCTTGAGGCATACTGATTATTATAATAGGTTACTGAGCTTTATACCTGGAGCAATAAATGATAACATGACAACTGATCAGTTAACAACAATTCTTCAACAGAATATACAACCTGACAGCCAAGGTTGTAGCACTAAAGATGAAGTTAACTCAGAGATTGCCAATCTGATTGAATCCAGAAATGAAGATCAGGGTAAAACATACTTGAAAACTATGCTTGATTATTTTCGTTATGGTGTGAACGATGAGCTCGCTTCTCATATTTATGGAACTCCAACAAAAGCTGATCCTGAATCCATAATGCTTTCTCACTCAGTAGGTCAGACTGGATTAAGTACTTATGACAAAATCGCATTACTTAGCCTATATGGTTCTGATGCACAAAAAGCTTTCTTAAAGAAGACATTATACGAAGACGGAACAGTCAATCAACCTCAAGTACTGTTAGCTTCACTTAGTGCCTTATAA
- a CDS encoding zinc-binding dehydrogenase, producing MKAIILNKNGGPEVLTIHEITEPETTNGAVKIKIKAFGLNKLESYVRQGIIEATAIPAVLGIEAVGEVVEDKSGRFEIGQKVITVMGGLGMTRQGSYAEYVVSPVENVLAINSNISYEELAAIPESFGTIAIALDKVLKIRAGEILLIKGGTSAAGAAAILYAKLKGLKVIATTRNVNKFLRLKELGADYMIIDNGNVSEEVRKIVPDGVHKALDVVGGDKGILDTVAAVRPFGEVTVIGLLGGPPIIPDLNLMTQLGQSVKISFSQSGLLGNPAYPLQESPLSLIAEHIASGKMISIRTATFRFDEIADAHKLMDSNKTNGKIVIIV from the coding sequence ATGAAAGCAATCATCTTAAACAAAAATGGGGGACCAGAGGTTTTAACCATTCATGAAATAACAGAACCTGAAACCACAAACGGAGCCGTAAAAATAAAGATCAAAGCGTTTGGATTAAACAAATTGGAATCCTATGTAAGACAGGGAATTATAGAGGCTACTGCTATACCTGCTGTTTTGGGTATAGAGGCTGTAGGTGAGGTAGTTGAAGATAAATCCGGCAGGTTTGAAATTGGTCAGAAGGTAATTACAGTAATGGGTGGATTAGGTATGACCCGTCAGGGCAGTTATGCCGAATACGTTGTTTCTCCTGTTGAGAACGTCCTGGCTATTAACAGTAATATTTCTTACGAGGAGCTTGCAGCTATACCTGAATCATTTGGTACCATCGCAATTGCATTAGATAAGGTATTAAAAATTCGTGCCGGAGAAATACTGTTGATAAAAGGGGGGACAAGTGCTGCTGGTGCTGCTGCAATACTTTATGCCAAGCTAAAAGGGCTTAAAGTCATTGCGACCACAAGAAACGTCAATAAGTTTTTACGCCTGAAAGAACTTGGCGCTGATTATATGATCATTGACAATGGAAATGTTTCTGAAGAAGTGCGCAAAATTGTTCCTGATGGTGTGCACAAAGCATTGGACGTTGTTGGTGGTGATAAAGGGATACTGGATACTGTTGCTGCGGTAAGACCATTTGGAGAAGTAACAGTTATCGGTCTGTTAGGTGGGCCCCCAATTATTCCGGATTTAAACTTAATGACTCAATTGGGGCAATCAGTAAAAATAAGTTTCTCGCAAAGTGGTTTATTAGGTAATCCAGCTTACCCATTGCAAGAAAGTCCATTAAGTCTTATCGCCGAGCACATTGCTTCAGGAAAGATGATTTCCATCAGAACTGCAACATTCAGATTCGACGAAATTGCCGATGCCCACAAATTAATGGACAGCAATAAAACCAATGGTAAAATAGTCATTATTGTATAA
- a CDS encoding YybH family protein — MKKSFLLLSLSLLISINFASAQYQKKEQLNKKGAKMETEKTAIEKLFFDYQDALNTSNVNKVLSLYTKDGVFMPTGGPSAIGREQVKGSYEFVFKAIELKLKFQIDEIVIIDEKYAFARTISRGTQVLRETGVKEPEEGRELFILQKEDGQWKIARYIFNK, encoded by the coding sequence ATGAAAAAATCATTCTTACTACTTAGTTTAAGTCTTTTAATATCAATCAATTTTGCTAGTGCTCAATATCAAAAGAAAGAGCAATTAAATAAAAAAGGCGCAAAAATGGAAACAGAGAAAACAGCAATTGAGAAACTGTTTTTTGATTATCAGGATGCTTTGAACACTTCAAACGTGAATAAAGTATTATCATTATATACTAAAGACGGCGTATTTATGCCAACCGGAGGGCCTTCAGCTATTGGCCGGGAACAAGTAAAGGGATCTTATGAATTTGTATTCAAAGCTATTGAGTTAAAATTGAAATTTCAGATTGATGAGATTGTAATCATAGATGAAAAATATGCATTTGCCAGAACGATTTCAAGAGGTACACAAGTGCTCCGAGAGACCGGTGTTAAGGAACCTGAAGAAGGCAGAGAATTATTTATTTTACAGAAAGAGGATGGCCAATGGAAGATAGCAAGATACATCTTTAATAAATGA
- a CDS encoding C1 family peptidase, with translation MKNTNKFKFASLFSMLLILFCFYSCKKNTAQDSPKPKQGNSNDITSQKSFFSGFIATPKEILDKLPKLNGDKIAITESIFPTTFSLRTPPIQNQGQTGTCVAWATTYCAWSIENLYRSKNTVYNTGVNVFSPGFIYNQLSANCNTGISTASALEALKNQGACTYQTLPFSTDCSNNVTPLQRDSARLHRIANVDYYVIDKATRQNTALLKMLIYQKHPIIFATAADDNMNTQPVWNRFGSPRFSYDGFLTPGNIGRNVPVGHHAMAIIGYDDNRHAFKVQNSWGSAWGDAGFLWIDYDFFGSGQYLNAVLTYNNQFNTYGSTWGFTVNDVITEAYVISDIPQ, from the coding sequence ATGAAAAACACAAACAAATTTAAATTCGCATCCCTCTTCAGTATGTTACTGATTCTCTTCTGCTTTTACTCTTGTAAAAAGAACACTGCACAAGACTCTCCTAAACCTAAACAAGGTAATTCTAATGACATTACCAGCCAGAAATCTTTCTTTTCAGGTTTTATCGCAACCCCAAAAGAAATCCTGGATAAATTACCAAAACTAAATGGAGATAAAATTGCAATTACAGAATCTATTTTCCCTACTACTTTCTCGTTAAGAACACCACCAATTCAAAATCAGGGACAAACAGGAACCTGTGTAGCGTGGGCTACTACATACTGTGCATGGTCAATAGAAAATTTATACAGATCAAAAAATACTGTTTATAACACCGGGGTAAACGTATTTAGTCCTGGCTTTATCTATAATCAGTTGTCAGCAAATTGTAATACGGGTATATCGACAGCAAGTGCTTTGGAGGCCCTTAAAAATCAAGGCGCGTGTACCTACCAGACACTTCCATTCAGCACAGACTGCAGCAATAATGTTACTCCGCTCCAAAGAGATAGTGCAAGGTTACATCGGATAGCAAATGTCGACTATTATGTAATTGATAAAGCAACCAGACAAAACACAGCATTACTAAAGATGTTGATTTATCAAAAACATCCAATTATTTTCGCTACAGCTGCAGATGACAATATGAATACTCAGCCTGTATGGAATAGATTTGGTTCACCTCGTTTCAGTTATGATGGTTTTTTAACCCCCGGCAATATTGGAAGAAATGTACCTGTAGGTCACCATGCGATGGCAATTATTGGTTATGATGATAATAGACATGCTTTTAAGGTACAGAACTCATGGGGTAGTGCGTGGGGTGATGCCGGGTTCCTGTGGATCGACTATGATTTCTTTGGCAGTGGACAATATCTAAATGCTGTGTTAACTTATAATAACCAATTCAATACGTACGGTAGCACTTGGGGATTTACTGTTAATGATGTAATTACTGAAGCATATGTGATTTCTGACATCCCCCAATAG